In the genome of Hugenholtzia roseola DSM 9546, one region contains:
- a CDS encoding phosphoribosylanthranilate isomerase has protein sequence MKKKKTKLFTKVCGLRQADNMAEIDKLGIDFIGLIFYEKSPRYVLLNQELEAEFIPTKAQKVGVFVNTDPTEILALCKQFQIPIVQLHGQESVAEVRFLRQQGLRVWKAFGVSTQIDGDLIKKMKDYVSLCEYFILDTQTAQFGGSGRSFDWESLQNYTLPQPFFLSGGISLQDAERLQSLDHQALIGIDLNSRFEKQAGIKDVNLVAKFLKQLYPN, from the coding sequence ATGAAAAAGAAAAAGACAAAATTATTTACCAAAGTCTGCGGCTTGCGCCAAGCCGACAACATGGCGGAAATAGACAAGTTGGGGATTGATTTCATAGGTTTGATTTTTTATGAAAAATCGCCGCGCTATGTGCTTCTAAATCAAGAACTTGAAGCGGAATTTATCCCCACAAAGGCGCAAAAAGTAGGTGTTTTTGTCAATACTGACCCGACAGAAATTCTTGCGCTATGCAAGCAGTTTCAAATTCCGATTGTGCAGCTACATGGGCAGGAGAGTGTCGCCGAAGTGCGCTTTTTAAGGCAACAGGGCTTGCGTGTATGGAAAGCCTTTGGCGTTTCGACGCAAATAGATGGCGATTTGATAAAAAAAATGAAAGATTATGTTTCGCTTTGTGAATACTTTATCTTAGATACGCAAACGGCACAATTTGGCGGTTCGGGGCGTAGCTTTGATTGGGAAAGTTTGCAAAATTATACGCTGCCACAGCCTTTTTTTCTAAGTGGAGGAATCAGTTTGCAAGATGCAGAAAGACTACAAAGCCTTGACCATCAGGCACTTATTGGAATAGACCTCAATAGTCGCTTTGAAAAGCAGGCAGGTATAAAAGATGTCAATTTGGTGGCTAAGTTTTTAAAGCAATTATATCCAAACTAA
- a CDS encoding indole-3-glycerol phosphate synthase TrpC, translating to MLLEIVKNRYKIVEKQKMELPLSVIEKSEHFKRACFSLSEKITKSALNFQIIAEFKRKSPSKGLLNGEAQILPTVLGYEAAGACGVSILTENQYFMGKSEDIAQVRAALQLPILRKDFIVESYQIFESKALGADVILLIAACLDKKTIQEFTNIALDLGMEVLLELHQEQEIDKIPTHNRDSAILLGVNNRNLETMQVSLQNSFHLAETLHRKGLHQDKIWVSESGLSSPADLSALKQVGFDAFLMGERFMKDSLPAKALQDLLQV from the coding sequence ATGTTACTTGAAATTGTAAAAAATCGATACAAGATAGTAGAAAAACAAAAAATGGAGCTACCACTTTCTGTCATAGAAAAAAGTGAGCATTTCAAAAGAGCCTGTTTTTCTTTATCTGAAAAAATAACAAAATCTGCACTTAATTTTCAAATTATTGCAGAATTTAAGCGCAAATCGCCCTCGAAGGGTTTGCTCAATGGAGAGGCGCAAATCTTGCCTACGGTCTTGGGCTATGAGGCGGCAGGGGCTTGCGGCGTTTCTATCCTCACTGAAAATCAATACTTTATGGGCAAATCGGAAGACATTGCGCAGGTGCGTGCAGCGTTGCAGTTGCCTATTTTGCGTAAAGATTTTATAGTGGAAAGCTACCAAATTTTTGAAAGCAAAGCCTTAGGCGCAGATGTGATTTTGCTAATAGCCGCTTGTTTGGATAAAAAAACAATTCAAGAATTTACAAATATTGCCCTTGATTTGGGTATGGAAGTGCTTTTAGAATTGCACCAGGAGCAGGAAATTGATAAAATTCCAACGCACAATCGCGATTCGGCGATTCTTTTGGGGGTGAATAATCGCAACTTGGAAACTATGCAGGTGAGCCTTCAAAATTCTTTTCATTTGGCAGAAACCTTACATAGAAAAGGCTTGCATCAGGATAAGATTTGGGTTTCGGAAAGCGGACTTTCCTCGCCTGCCGACCTTTCAGCTTTGAAACAAGTCGGTTTTGATGCCTTTTTGATGGGAGAGCGGTTTATGAAAGATAGCCTTCCTGCGAAGGCTTTACAGGATTTATTACAGGTTTAA
- a CDS encoding pyridoxal phosphate-dependent aminotransferase produces MQHTSPIPSATTEILARRLFEIEESQTLAMARKSRELKEQGIEVINLNLGEPDFPTPDHIKAAAKQAIDDNFSFYPPVSGFLDLRKAICEKLQRENNLHYSPDQIVVSTGAKQSIANVMLSIVNPEDEVLIFSPYWVSYSGLVQLAQGTPVLIKASLENDYKVTPAQVAAAITPKTKAVIFSSPCNPTGSVFSEGELRAIAEVLAPYPNIIVIADEIYEHIHFGTKPFSIGAVESLKDRVVTINGMSKGFAMTGWRLGYAAAPLAIAKACDKIQGQITSGANTIAQRAALAALSSDLAPTKAMNEAYLRRRDLIKSLLDDIEGLKSNLPEGAFYIFPDVSAFFGKQYKHYTIQNSEDLCMYLLNEAHLSLVMGEAFGEPNCVRISFAASDAHIIEGMRRLKAALAQLS; encoded by the coding sequence ATGCAGCACACCTCACCTATTCCCTCTGCTACGACCGAAATTTTGGCGCGTCGTCTCTTCGAAATTGAAGAATCCCAGACCCTTGCTATGGCGCGTAAGAGCCGCGAACTCAAAGAACAGGGCATCGAGGTCATCAACCTAAATTTGGGCGAACCCGATTTTCCTACCCCCGACCACATCAAAGCCGCCGCCAAACAAGCCATAGATGACAATTTTTCCTTTTATCCGCCTGTTAGTGGCTTTTTAGACCTGCGCAAAGCCATTTGCGAAAAGCTACAACGCGAAAACAACCTGCATTATAGCCCCGACCAAATCGTCGTTTCCACAGGCGCAAAGCAGTCTATCGCCAATGTGATGCTCTCTATCGTCAATCCCGAAGACGAAGTCTTGATTTTTAGCCCCTATTGGGTGTCCTATTCGGGTTTGGTACAATTAGCACAAGGCACGCCCGTTCTGATAAAGGCGAGCTTGGAGAACGATTACAAGGTTACGCCTGCCCAAGTTGCTGCCGCCATCACGCCCAAAACCAAAGCCGTTATCTTTTCTTCGCCCTGCAACCCCACAGGCAGCGTTTTTTCGGAAGGCGAACTTCGCGCCATTGCTGAGGTGCTTGCGCCCTATCCCAATATTATCGTGATTGCTGATGAGATTTACGAGCATATTCATTTTGGGACAAAACCTTTTAGCATTGGGGCAGTAGAAAGTTTGAAGGATAGAGTCGTTACTATCAATGGCATGTCGAAGGGTTTTGCCATGACGGGTTGGCGTTTGGGCTATGCTGCCGCGCCTCTTGCGATTGCCAAAGCCTGCGACAAAATTCAGGGGCAGATAACCTCTGGTGCTAATACCATTGCCCAACGCGCTGCCTTAGCCGCCCTAAGTTCCGACCTTGCTCCGACTAAGGCGATGAACGAAGCCTATTTGCGCCGTCGCGACCTTATCAAATCGCTTTTAGATGACATCGAGGGGCTAAAAAGCAATCTGCCCGAAGGTGCTTTTTACATTTTTCCCGACGTGAGTGCTTTTTTTGGAAAACAATACAAGCACTATACGATTCAAAATTCGGAAGACCTTTGTATGTATCTGCTCAACGAAGCGCACCTTTCACTTGTCATGGGAGAAGCCTTTGGCGAACCCAACTGCGTGCGCATTTCTTTTGCCGCCTCTGATGCCCATATCATCGAGGGCATGCGCCGCCTCAAAGCTGCCTTAGCCCAACTTTCTTAA
- a CDS encoding anthranilate synthase component I family protein, whose protein sequence is MPILQTQSETHFLDQITPIGLYLALRDQFAGCLLLESSEHKDKTQARSILCAAPLAGIRLFQTESQKVRIETFLHQQLQSQDFEALCSEKSSNLRQILHQFFETFQLKEDAQKDINGFFGFQSFEAIRFFENEKANLDLALDNKTDILNYQLFRYVICFNHFNGEVTFTENKIENSPQDAHFQDISLSDFIHKLLKQSGKTYPFQRIGEEKAVQDESYFLEMVKKAQAHCQRGDVFQMVVSRHFYQGFQGDEFNLYRALRHINPSPYMFYFDYGNYKIFGSSPEAQIRIVGGEALVNPIAGTYKRTGDKQKDEQLGKALLADPKEVAEHAMLVDLARNDLNRHCEQVQVLEYKAVHQYSHVIHLVSTVKGKLAATTEKGLETALNVLADTFPAGTLSGAPKVRALQLLAQLEQDARGFYGGSLGFIDFKGEVNQAILIRSFLSYQNQIHYRAGAGVVLASVPEQELQEVANKLGALRRALAEAEKLSFSSPNLV, encoded by the coding sequence ATGCCAATCTTACAAACCCAATCCGAAACGCATTTCTTAGACCAAATCACACCCATAGGGCTTTATCTGGCACTGCGCGACCAATTTGCAGGCTGCCTGCTTTTGGAAAGTTCCGAACACAAGGATAAGACCCAAGCGCGTTCTATCTTATGCGCCGCGCCTCTTGCAGGCATACGCCTTTTCCAAACCGAAAGCCAAAAGGTACGCATAGAAACCTTTTTGCACCAACAACTACAAAGCCAAGATTTTGAAGCCTTATGTAGTGAAAAAAGTAGCAATTTGCGCCAAATCTTACATCAGTTTTTTGAGACTTTTCAGCTAAAAGAAGACGCGCAAAAAGACATCAATGGCTTTTTCGGTTTTCAGTCTTTCGAAGCCATCAGATTTTTTGAAAACGAAAAGGCTAATTTAGACCTTGCCCTCGACAACAAAACGGACATCCTCAATTACCAACTTTTTAGATACGTAATTTGCTTTAATCATTTCAACGGTGAAGTAACTTTTACCGAAAATAAAATAGAAAACTCTCCACAAGATGCTCATTTTCAAGATATTAGCCTTTCTGATTTTATACACAAACTTTTGAAACAGAGCGGAAAAACATATCCCTTTCAGCGGATAGGTGAAGAAAAAGCAGTTCAAGACGAAAGTTATTTTTTGGAAATGGTAAAAAAGGCACAAGCCCATTGTCAGCGAGGCGATGTCTTTCAGATGGTAGTTTCGCGCCATTTTTATCAAGGCTTTCAAGGTGATGAATTTAACCTTTATCGTGCCTTGCGCCACATCAATCCTTCGCCGTATATGTTTTATTTTGATTACGGAAATTACAAAATTTTTGGTTCTTCACCAGAAGCACAAATTCGCATTGTAGGCGGAGAAGCCCTCGTAAATCCGATTGCAGGAACGTATAAAAGGACAGGAGATAAACAAAAAGATGAGCAATTAGGCAAAGCATTATTGGCAGACCCCAAAGAAGTTGCCGAGCATGCCATGTTGGTAGATTTGGCACGAAACGACCTCAACCGCCACTGTGAGCAGGTGCAAGTGCTTGAATATAAGGCAGTTCATCAATATAGCCATGTCATTCATTTGGTTTCTACCGTCAAAGGGAAGCTCGCTGCAACTACTGAAAAAGGCTTGGAAACGGCACTGAATGTTTTGGCAGATACCTTTCCTGCGGGTACGCTTTCGGGTGCGCCCAAAGTGCGTGCCTTACAGCTTTTGGCGCAATTAGAGCAAGATGCGCGTGGTTTTTATGGGGGCAGTCTTGGTTTTATAGACTTCAAGGGCGAAGTAAATCAGGCTATTTTAATTCGTTCTTTTCTTAGTTATCAAAATCAAATTCATTATCGCGCGGGGGCAGGCGTGGTCTTGGCTTCCGTTCCCGAACAAGAGTTGCAAGAAGTCGCCAATAAGTTGGGGGCTTTGAGGCGTGCCTTAGCCGAAGCCGAAAAACTCTCTTTTTCAAGCCCTAATTTGGTATAA
- the tcmP gene encoding three-Cys-motif partner protein TcmP — MNEFGGNWTKEKIDIFMKYVPAYLTIMHSMIKGKHYAKDWKLMFFDGFAGSGSIHLETGEGILESVATKILSLDDNKGFDLYRFVELDKTKATNLETLIAANFPNKVGKTRVYQEDFNVVVKKMVAFLQKETNYKTLMFVDPFGMQVNWSSLEAMKGLAIDMWILIPTGMGINRMLQNDGDISEKWLEKLQVFLGLSAQEIQDHFYKKENIQHLFGTEEKMIKERNAIELAHLLYKSRLKSIFDNVSDSYVMKNQNNSILYHFLLASNNSTAIKIANSIIGKGISKF; from the coding sequence ATGAACGAATTTGGAGGCAACTGGACAAAGGAAAAAATAGACATTTTTATGAAATATGTGCCTGCCTATCTAACCATCATGCACAGCATGATTAAAGGTAAGCATTACGCCAAAGATTGGAAGCTTATGTTTTTTGATGGATTTGCAGGTTCTGGCTCCATTCATCTGGAAACAGGCGAAGGGATATTAGAAAGTGTAGCCACAAAAATTCTTTCGCTTGACGATAACAAGGGTTTTGATTTGTATAGATTTGTGGAATTAGATAAAACAAAGGCTACGAATCTGGAAACGCTTATTGCCGCTAATTTTCCGAATAAGGTTGGAAAGACAAGGGTTTATCAGGAAGATTTTAATGTGGTTGTCAAGAAAATGGTTGCTTTTTTACAGAAAGAAACAAACTATAAAACCCTTATGTTTGTTGACCCCTTTGGCATGCAAGTTAATTGGTCATCTCTTGAAGCAATGAAAGGATTGGCTATAGACATGTGGATACTTATTCCTACAGGCATGGGTATCAATCGTATGCTGCAAAATGATGGAGATATTAGCGAAAAGTGGTTAGAAAAACTACAAGTATTTCTTGGATTATCAGCACAAGAGATACAAGACCACTTCTACAAAAAAGAAAATATACAGCATCTATTTGGTACGGAAGAAAAAATGATAAAAGAGAGAAACGCTATAGAACTTGCACATCTGCTTTATAAATCACGATTAAAAAGTATTTTTGATAATGTTTCAGATTCTTACGTGATGAAAAATCAGAATAATAGTATTCTATATCATTTTCTTTTAGCCTCTAATAACTCTACTGCAATAAAAATTGCAAATTCTATCATTGGAAAAGGTATTTCTAAATTTTAA
- the trpB gene encoding tryptophan synthase subunit beta, with product MTTQTLPNQTSTDPTLAVSESPKSGFYGTFGGAFIPEMLYPNVENLSKTYLQIIQSPDFEAAYQALLADYVGRPTPLYFSEKLSAAYRAQIFLKREDLNHTGAHKINNAIGQVLLAERLGKKRIIAETGAGQHGVATATACALRGIECVVYMGKIDVARQSPNVQRMRMLGAKVVAVESGSQTLKDATNEAIRDWISNPTDTHYVIGSVVGPHPFPDLVARFQAIISQEIRVQLQKQAGTALPNYVVACIGGGSNAAGAFYHFIKEPKVQLVGVEAAGLGIESGKTAASLAKGTLGIIHGCKTKLMQTKGGQIIEPHSISAGLDYPGIGPLHAHLFESGRGRFLSVTDEEALQAGLHLTRSEGILPALESAHALAALSKLELKREDIVVVNLSGRGDKDLNTYLENL from the coding sequence ATGACAACCCAAACTCTACCCAATCAGACCTCGACAGACCCAACTTTGGCGGTTAGTGAAAGCCCTAAATCGGGTTTTTACGGCACTTTTGGCGGTGCTTTTATTCCCGAAATGCTCTACCCTAATGTAGAAAATTTGAGCAAGACGTATTTGCAAATTATCCAAAGTCCAGACTTTGAGGCGGCATATCAGGCACTTTTAGCCGATTACGTGGGACGACCTACGCCGCTTTATTTTTCGGAAAAACTCTCGGCAGCGTATCGCGCCCAAATTTTCCTCAAACGCGAAGACCTCAATCATACGGGAGCGCACAAAATCAATAACGCCATTGGGCAGGTGCTTTTGGCGGAGCGGCTGGGCAAAAAGCGCATCATAGCCGAAACGGGCGCAGGGCAGCATGGCGTGGCAACGGCAACGGCTTGTGCCTTACGCGGTATCGAGTGCGTCGTTTATATGGGAAAAATAGATGTAGCACGTCAGTCGCCCAATGTGCAGCGCATGCGCATGTTGGGTGCGAAGGTAGTGGCAGTAGAAAGTGGCAGCCAAACGCTCAAAGATGCAACCAACGAGGCAATTCGCGACTGGATAAGCAACCCGACAGATACGCATTATGTAATCGGTTCGGTGGTAGGACCGCACCCCTTTCCTGATTTAGTGGCGCGTTTTCAAGCCATTATTAGCCAAGAAATAAGGGTACAACTGCAAAAACAAGCAGGAACGGCTCTTCCGAATTACGTCGTGGCGTGCATTGGCGGCGGAAGCAATGCAGCAGGGGCGTTTTATCATTTCATAAAAGAACCAAAAGTGCAATTAGTAGGTGTAGAGGCGGCAGGTTTGGGCATAGAGTCGGGCAAAACGGCGGCAAGCCTTGCCAAAGGGACGCTTGGAATTATCCATGGCTGCAAGACAAAATTGATGCAAACCAAAGGGGGGCAAATCATAGAGCCGCACTCTATTTCGGCAGGTTTGGATTATCCGGGGATTGGTCCTTTGCATGCCCATTTGTTTGAAAGTGGCAGAGGGCGTTTTCTAAGCGTAACTGACGAGGAAGCCCTACAAGCAGGTTTGCACCTGACGCGCAGCGAGGGCATTTTGCCTGCCTTAGAGTCGGCGCATGCGTTGGCTGCCCTTTCAAAATTAGAACTAAAAAGAGAAGATATTGTCGTGGTCAATCTTTCGGGGCGAGGGGATAAAGATTTGAATACTTATTTAGAAAATTTGTAA
- a CDS encoding anthranilate synthase component II — protein MKLLMLDNYDSFTYNLVQLLKENPTHQVEVRRNNEIDLKEVELYDAIFLSPGGGLPHEAGLLCPLIEKYAFQKPIFGVCLGMQAIGEVFGAKLFNLAAPLHGISTPILHQNTPLFKDLPTTFQVGRYHSWAIETATLSSEFHISATDLNQIPMAIEHRDLPLAAVQFHPESILTEFGREMIDNFLNQVIPLKSKSLQSFHQQIPFLSH, from the coding sequence ATGAAACTTTTAATGCTCGATAATTACGACTCTTTTACCTATAATTTGGTACAACTGCTCAAAGAAAATCCTACCCATCAGGTAGAAGTACGTCGTAATAATGAAATTGATTTGAAAGAAGTAGAACTTTATGATGCGATTTTTTTATCGCCCGGTGGCGGATTGCCTCACGAAGCAGGTTTGCTTTGCCCTTTGATAGAAAAGTACGCCTTTCAAAAGCCCATTTTTGGCGTTTGTTTGGGCATGCAAGCGATAGGGGAAGTCTTTGGAGCAAAACTTTTCAATCTTGCCGCACCCCTGCATGGCATTTCAACACCAATCTTACATCAAAATACGCCGCTTTTTAAAGATTTGCCTACTACCTTTCAAGTAGGGCGTTATCATTCGTGGGCAATAGAAACAGCTACTTTGTCTTCGGAATTTCATATTTCCGCTACGGATTTGAATCAAATTCCAATGGCAATAGAACACCGCGATTTGCCCTTAGCGGCGGTGCAGTTTCACCCCGAAAGCATCTTGACCGAGTTTGGGCGTGAAATGATTGATAATTTTTTAAATCAAGTTATCCCTTTAAAAAGCAAATCGCTACAATCTTTTCATCAGCAAATACCCTTTCTTTCACACTAA
- a CDS encoding TerC/Alx family metal homeostasis membrane protein gives MNEIIFFASFLVGVAFVLMLDLGVFSKKSHVISFKEAAAWSVVWIILALSFYAFLYSSGEIIHGISNIADLQRIDALYGEKEVEIIPTDFETSLQNYRRNLSLEFITGYLLEYSLSVDNIFVIIMIFASFGVREAYFKKVLFWGILGAVVMRFTFIFLGAALIHQFEWILYLFGAFLVYTGFKMFKESSSGEDEKIDPQNHPVVKFLAKYFSVYPRYVGSRFFVRKNRNTPLYITPLFVVVIVIEATDLIFAVDSIPAIFGVTKDPYIVFFSNIFAILGLRSMFFFLSNIMHIFHYLKTGLAFLLSFIGLKMLFGHWLKGYGFKTEYSIYVILSILAISIIASLLFPKKKVEANA, from the coding sequence ATGAACGAAATTATATTCTTTGCTTCTTTTTTAGTGGGCGTAGCCTTTGTCCTGATGCTGGACTTGGGCGTTTTCTCTAAAAAATCGCACGTCATTTCCTTCAAAGAAGCTGCCGCTTGGAGTGTAGTCTGGATAATTTTGGCTCTCTCTTTCTATGCTTTTTTATATAGTAGCGGCGAAATTATCCATGGCATTAGCAATATCGCAGACCTTCAACGCATAGACGCGCTTTATGGTGAAAAGGAAGTGGAGATTATCCCAACAGATTTCGAAACAAGTTTGCAAAACTACCGCCGCAATCTTTCCCTCGAATTCATTACGGGCTATCTCTTAGAATATTCCCTTTCTGTGGATAACATCTTTGTCATCATCATGATTTTTGCCTCCTTTGGGGTGCGCGAAGCCTACTTCAAAAAAGTGCTTTTTTGGGGCATCTTAGGGGCTGTCGTGATGCGTTTTACCTTTATTTTCTTGGGTGCAGCACTTATTCATCAATTTGAGTGGATACTCTACCTCTTTGGTGCATTCTTAGTTTATACAGGTTTTAAGATGTTCAAAGAAAGCAGTAGTGGGGAAGACGAAAAAATAGACCCTCAAAATCACCCTGTTGTGAAGTTCTTGGCGAAATATTTTTCGGTTTATCCGCGCTATGTAGGCTCACGTTTTTTTGTCCGCAAAAATAGAAATACACCGCTTTATATCACGCCGCTTTTTGTCGTGGTCATTGTAATAGAAGCTACCGACCTTATTTTCGCCGTCGATTCTATTCCTGCCATTTTTGGCGTAACAAAAGACCCCTATATCGTTTTTTTCTCTAATATCTTTGCCATCTTAGGGCTGCGCTCGATGTTCTTTTTCCTTTCCAACATCATGCACATCTTCCATTATCTCAAAACAGGATTGGCGTTTTTATTGAGCTTTATCGGGCTTAAAATGCTCTTTGGGCATTGGCTCAAAGGCTACGGCTTCAAAACCGAATATTCTATCTATGTCATTTTGAGCATCTTAGCCATTAGTATTATCGCCTCTTTGCTTTTCCCTAAGAAAAAAGTAGAAGCCAACGCCTAA
- the trpD gene encoding anthranilate phosphoribosyltransferase, with amino-acid sequence MTFQDYLYCLQNQAQLSENQAYNLMQQISLGNFNEAQTAALITLLSHREVALEEIIGFRKALLELSLQTDLPQYESIDLCGTGGDGKNTFNISTLAAFVVAAAGYPVAKHGNYGVSSVSGSSNVLEYLGYQFSNDNSLLIRQLEEHNLCFLHAPLFHPALKNVATIRKQLGIKTIFNTLGPLVNPAQNAKQLVGVFHLKLARLYHYILQKEGKSYVVLHSLDGYDEISLTGKTHIFSSKGEKSFLPQNLELNQYLPAELFGGDTVAESAQIFVNILEGKATKAQREVVLANAAFAIQCFEEGQDFADSFQIAAQALDSKKAFSLLKALLAFKPKAIAFS; translated from the coding sequence ATGACCTTTCAAGACTACCTTTATTGCCTACAAAATCAGGCACAACTATCTGAAAATCAAGCCTATAATTTGATGCAACAAATTAGTTTGGGCAATTTTAATGAAGCCCAGACTGCCGCACTTATTACGCTGCTTAGTCATCGCGAAGTAGCCTTAGAAGAAATTATAGGATTTAGAAAAGCACTTTTAGAATTAAGTTTGCAAACGGATTTGCCTCAATACGAAAGCATCGACCTCTGTGGTACAGGGGGCGATGGCAAAAATACGTTCAACATCTCTACTTTGGCGGCTTTTGTAGTGGCAGCGGCAGGCTACCCCGTCGCCAAGCATGGCAACTACGGCGTGTCTTCGGTGAGTGGCTCTTCCAACGTATTGGAATATTTGGGCTATCAATTTTCGAATGATAATAGCCTGCTTATCAGGCAGTTAGAAGAACACAACCTTTGTTTTTTACATGCGCCACTTTTTCACCCTGCCCTTAAAAATGTGGCAACGATTAGAAAGCAGTTAGGTATCAAAACGATTTTCAATACTTTGGGTCCTTTGGTCAATCCTGCCCAAAATGCCAAACAGTTAGTTGGGGTCTTTCACCTCAAATTGGCGCGACTTTATCATTATATTTTGCAAAAAGAGGGAAAATCTTACGTCGTTTTGCATAGCCTCGATGGATATGATGAAATTTCACTGACAGGAAAAACGCATATTTTTTCTTCAAAAGGTGAAAAAAGTTTTTTGCCTCAAAATTTAGAGCTGAATCAATACCTACCAGCGGAACTTTTTGGAGGCGATACGGTTGCAGAATCTGCACAAATTTTTGTTAATATTTTAGAAGGAAAGGCGACAAAGGCACAGCGCGAGGTGGTCTTGGCAAACGCTGCCTTTGCAATCCAATGTTTTGAGGAGGGGCAGGATTTTGCTGATAGCTTCCAAATTGCGGCGCAGGCTCTGGATAGCAAAAAGGCTTTTTCCCTTTTAAAAGCCCTTTTAGCGTTCAAACCCAAGGCTATCGCTTTTTCTTAG
- a CDS encoding DUF4293 domain-containing protein, which translates to MLQRIQSIFILISALAMLVACFFPIWIRIEGDVQTSLSALCWLEERVVEGKVVETVQAKSTIYLMVIGIGSALFALYIIFAYQNRTRQMFLVVVNSLLIMTFGGVATYHTYQYDNGSYAIGFFAVIIALIANQTARIFISRDEKMVRSADRLR; encoded by the coding sequence ATGTTACAAAGGATTCAATCTATCTTTATACTCATTTCGGCTCTTGCCATGTTGGTGGCTTGCTTTTTTCCTATTTGGATACGCATCGAGGGCGATGTCCAGACTTCGCTTAGTGCGCTTTGTTGGCTCGAAGAGCGCGTAGTGGAGGGCAAAGTTGTAGAAACGGTACAGGCTAAAAGTACAATTTATTTGATGGTCATTGGCATTGGTTCGGCTTTATTTGCCCTTTATATCATCTTTGCCTACCAAAATCGGACACGCCAGATGTTTTTGGTAGTGGTCAATTCGCTACTTATCATGACCTTCGGCGGCGTAGCCACCTATCACACCTATCAATACGACAATGGAAGCTATGCCATTGGCTTTTTTGCCGTCATCATTGCCCTTATTGCCAACCAAACGGCGCGTATCTTTATCAGCCGCGACGAAAAAATGGTGCGCAGCGCAGATAGGTTGAGATAA
- a CDS encoding DUF5131 family protein, with amino-acid sequence MAKSSIEWTEMTWNPTTGCDKISTGCKFCYAEIMAKRLQAMGLEKYQDGFKIRIHPNELKRPYLWKKSKMVFVNSMSDLFHEEVPLDFIKKVFFVMNENTNHIFQVLTKRSERLAQIAPLLNWTPNIWMGVSVENDRTTFRIKDLQKTGAATKFLSLEPLLGAVPQLNLLGIDWVIVGGESGKGKIRPMKLEWVQQIQEQCVETDTAFFFKQWGGKNKKKTGRLLNGVEYNEMPKILV; translated from the coding sequence ATGGCAAAATCAAGTATAGAATGGACAGAAATGACTTGGAATCCAACAACAGGCTGTGATAAGATATCGACAGGTTGTAAGTTCTGTTATGCAGAAATCATGGCGAAACGACTCCAAGCTATGGGACTAGAAAAGTATCAAGATGGGTTTAAAATTCGTATACACCCTAATGAACTTAAACGTCCTTATCTTTGGAAAAAAAGTAAAATGGTATTTGTAAACTCGATGAGTGATTTATTTCATGAGGAAGTACCATTAGATTTTATAAAAAAAGTATTTTTTGTAATGAATGAAAATACAAATCATATATTTCAAGTATTAACTAAACGTTCTGAACGGTTGGCTCAAATAGCTCCTCTTCTAAATTGGACTCCTAATATTTGGATGGGGGTTTCCGTAGAAAATGACAGAACAACGTTTCGTATAAAGGATTTGCAAAAGACAGGTGCAGCCACTAAGTTTTTATCTTTAGAGCCATTGCTTGGGGCTGTACCTCAGCTAAATCTCTTAGGTATTGACTGGGTAATTGTAGGAGGTGAAAGTGGAAAAGGTAAAATTAGACCCATGAAATTAGAGTGGGTGCAGCAAATACAAGAGCAATGTGTTGAAACCGATACCGCCTTTTTCTTTAAACAATGGGGTGGTAAGAATAAGAAAAAAACAGGACGGTTGTTAAATGGAGTTGAGTATAACGAGATGCCTAAAATTTTAGTATAA